In Rhinoderma darwinii isolate aRhiDar2 chromosome 9, aRhiDar2.hap1, whole genome shotgun sequence, the following are encoded in one genomic region:
- the SDR42E1 gene encoding short-chain dehydrogenase/reductase family 42E member 1: MSIQPSPKETVVITGGGGYFGHRLGCTLHQKGVNVILFDVRKPVQDVPDGIQFIQGDIRSLSAVEEAFTNASCVIHTASYGMSGREQLQTQLTEEVNVKGTENVIQACISRSVPRLVYTSTFNVVFGGQSIRNGDESMPYLPLNRHADNYSRTKAIAENKVLRSNGQPLANKSGCLKTCALRSAGIYGPGEQRHLPRIINNLDQGLFVFSYGDRNNLVQFVHVDNLASAHILAAKGLTDEKNQIAAGQAYFIADAAPIDNFQFFRPFIEGLGYKFPSIRVPLFLIYFMSYLTEWLHFLIKPIYNFQPLLTRAEVYKTGVTHYFSIDKAKKELGYEPQSFTMQEVVEWYRARGYGKKVKSHNVLWDAAVVALLVVVVLAWAPRVVGLAL; encoded by the exons ATGAGCATTCAGCCGTCTCCCAAGGAAACAGTCGTCATCACTGGAGGTGGCGGTTACTTTGGACACAG GTTAGGCTGCACACTGCACCAGAAGGGGGTCAATGTGATTCTTTTTGATGTGCGAAAACCAGTGCAGGACGTTCCCGATGGAATCCAGTTCATACAGGGGGACATTCGCTCCCTATCTGCCGTGGAAGAAGCTTTCACTAACGCATCCTGCGTAATCCATACAGCTTCTTATGGGATGTCGGGTCGGGAACAACTCCAGACGCAGCTTACTGAAGAAGTCAATGTGAAGGGGACAGAGAACGTCATCCAGGCTTGCATCAGTAGAAGCGTGCCTCGGTTAGTCTACACCAGCACGTTTAATGTGGTCTTTGGTGGGCAGTCCATTAGAAATGGCGACGAGTCCATGCCGTATCTACCTCTGAATCGCCACGCTGACAACTACTCCCGCACCAAAGCCATTGCTGAGAACAAAGTGCTGAGAAGTAACGGGCAGCCGCTGGCGAATAAAAGCGGATGTTTAAAGACTTGCGCCCTCCGGTCGGCCGGTATTTATGGCCCCGGGGAGCAGAGACACCTTCCCAGGATCATCAATAATCTTGACCAAGGGTTGTTCGTATTTTCTTATGGGGATCGTAATAATCTGGTGCAGTTCGTTCACGTCGATAATCTTGCATCCGCCCATATTTTAGCAGCTAAAGGTCTTACAGATGAAAAGAACCAAATAGCCGCTGGCCAGGCGTACTTCATAGCCGATGCCGCCCCAATCGATAATTTCCAGTTCTTCCGCCCCTTTATCGAGGGTCTTGGATACAAGTTTCCTTCTATCCGGGTTCCcctctttttaatatattttatgtcCTACCTTACTGAATGGCTTCATTTTCTTATCAAACCCATCTATAACTTTCAGCCTTTGCTGACCCGCGCAGAGGTGTACAAAACGGGGGTCACGCACTATTTTAGCATTGACAAAGCCAAGAAAGAGCTGGGGTATGAACCCCAGTCATTTACTATGCAGGAAGTTGTTGAATGGTACAGAGCAAGGGGTTATGGGAAGAAAGTAAAAAGCCACAACGTCCTTTGGGATGCGGCAGTAGTTGCCCTGCTGGTGGTCGTGGTACTTGCTTGGGCTCCCAGAGTGGTAGGACTGGCTCTATAA